DNA from Kluyveromyces marxianus DMKU3-1042 DNA, complete genome, chromosome 8:
TAGTCTTCATCAGAATCAGCAGCTCTCGTAAATGTCAACTTTATTCTGTTACTCAAATAACTGTAATAAGATGGGATATCCGGATAATATGGAATCGTAGTTACAGGGGAACTGCTTTTTACCGAGAAAGTAATTATATCCCCATTCTTTAATTCACATTGGATTATCTCATCAGAAGCCTTTAATGGAAATACTTCGTTTGTATTTGCTTCTTCATAGATGCTAGTAGTGTCTACATCAAGATCTAAAATTTGTAATAACTCGAATATACGGTTTACCTTCTCCCACATACTTAACCTCACATATGTGAAACCAGAAAGCTTCTGTTCTTTTGGATTAAACTGCttaagaagaagcaaagtGTTACTATTGGCACTTTTGTCAATTGAAGGAGCTGGGAATGATTTATTTGCGACAGCATCTTCTACAGAGGACAAAAACTCTTCATTCATGACTTTAAATGTGATGAGACCATTTTTGACCAACTCTGTGAGGTAGGTTAGTTCAAAATATGGCTCTTCAAGGTATAAATCAAAAGCAGACGTTCTCCCTTTCTCCTTCATAAGCTCCTCTACTGTAGAATCCATGATAGAATCGGgaataatatcatcaagTCTAAGAGTCTCGTTCAGCCTGTATGTCATGCACCAATATTGAACCAACTCCGGGTTCTTAATTCCAAGATCATTATTCAAGGATTGAATGAGATCTCTGATCTTTGTAGATTTCAGAACCTTCTTCTCAAGAGCAAATTCATTCTCGTTGTAAAGTTCTGGTGAGAAATCAATAGCTCGCTTATTTGGAGAAAGATCGTGAGTGGAAGCATGAATAAAGTTGCGTTGAGTATGTAAGTGAATATTAGCATACAAATGCATgtcttctaattccttccttctgatctctcttttctccagttcttcatcaatgcTGGACACCACATGTTTAGGAACATCACTCCGTTCCACTTCCTTCAAAATAGTCTCCTCCATATCCTTTCTAATGTATACCAACATGTAAGCACTAGTTTGTCGAGCAAGAAGATAATTTTGGTATTCTTCCTTTGTTAGCGTTTGTAACTCTTCATCGCTCAGTTTTTTCTTACCAAAGTTCTCTTCAAATACCTGGGTCTTGGTAGCCTTGATCACTCTGTCATCATCAAATCTATACCACAAGCCATTAGCGTCAGGTTGAATCATAGTGTAATAATGGCCGGTCGAAATATCACCGGAATGCACGAGCACACCATGTAGTACAAACTCTGCCGGCGTATCCTTTGGGGCATCAGCATCAAGATATGGCGAAAGGTCTATTGATTCTGGGAACTCATATCTGTCGTTAATCTTAATTAACTGATCATAATTAAAATCATATTCGAACCGTTTAAGTTGTAAGTGTAGTACGGGAGGGAACgattcaaaaacaacaccTTTTTCGGCATCTTGTAAGCCAAATCTTTGGGCGGCATATTGGTTTTCACCATTCATTAGTTCGACTTCGGTGTACTGTTCAAAAGATTCTTGTAAGTTTTTCATGTCTTTGACGTTTAGTTGAATATCCCAAAAATCCTCTACTCTTGACGACTCATAGTCCACATTGATACATTTAATGTaacttttcattttgcCCACAAAGAGTTCATTGATTTTCCCTTCCACAGCAGTACCCTTCATTCTGTGTTCTAGTCTATCCATCAAAATCCGATTGAGTTCCTGGACATCGTGTTGAGTAAATGCATCGCCAGTATCCCAACCGAATGATTTGGTAAGTTCCAACGTATCTAACGGTTCCTTTGAAGTTTGTAATAAGTAAAACGCTCTTTGAAGTGCTAGGGCCACAGAATCAGTAGGATTCTCGTTTTCCGTTGGTATCTGATATACCAATTTTCTAAATAGCTTGGTGAAATGGTACGACTGTAATAGACTGTTTAGGTAGCAGGTCGCTCCCTGGTTTTTAAATCCAACATATCCAGTCATCTTTTTCGAATCGTAATTCATGAAATTATGCCAAAGCACACCAGTTGGATCCTCGATTGTCCTGATCAACACAGTAATATTTAGCGCTCCTTGATTCAAAAACCCAGAAGGACGGTTCCTTGCATAGTGTTTCAAGTACTCCAGCTCCACAAAGTTAGAGAATCCCCAATCCTTATCTGTTGCTGTGAAACGGTGTGATGCCTTGTTGCTCAATTGCACCGctttatcatcatttggTTTTGAAAACACAATCGCAAACTGTGCACACACATGCCAATCGGGTGTCTCTTCGCTAGACACTAGCTCCGGATCTGGGTGTGGTGCCAAATATATAGATACTCCACGAGAATGATTTCCCTGTGGAAAAATAAGTAAATCCCATTCCCATCCGTCAAACTTATACCTCCCCGAGTAATACTTGTCCTCGATTAATTGAAACCAATTATCAATGCTCCACGTAAATGACCCTTCGGCCTTCGTCTGTAACTCCTTATTCTCTGGCAAAATATCACTAAATCTGGTACCTAGATCTACCGCACTGCGGATTTTACCAACAGTTTTAACCTCGCTCATCCTTACTGTAACCAAATGCAATTGCAATATCTTGTTTTATTCCTGAGCTCTTTACTTCCGCTCAACTCTTACAATTGTTATTCCCAAACCCTTAACTGATTCGCAAACAATTTTGCTCCTTTATCTCCTTTGCGTCCGAATATCCACCGTGTAGAAAAATTCGCGGCTTCTAGGGTTGCTGTCTACCCTCAATCTCGATTTTTCAATCCCAAGTCCTTTGCAATAAGCCGTTAATATTGCTCTACCAAGTCACATAAATCACCCCCTTCAAATTGTAGCTCTTCTAATTTATAGAAAGCATGCTGTCAGAATTTTTAAGGTAAATGAGAACTCAGATCACGTGCTTGAATATATGTTACCCGCATCGATAATCGGACAAAGCCTTCCATATCTATTATCGGGACAACAAGAGAACGATTTTAAGTTGTGATATTTGAATCTTTCAAGCGCAAACAGGATAGAGGATGGCCTGAAAGGAGGGCTTGGTATCGATAAGTTAGGCAAAACAAGCCGATAAACTTTCTTTTGGATAATACTTTAGAAATTCTGAATTTTTACTACTTTATTCAGGCAGAAAGTGCTATCGAGCAGAAGTTTTTACGTTTTAGGATTTCAGTTTGCCCCTAGAATATAATGCTTCTTTCAAGGTTTGCTGCTACAAGCGTTAAACCCAGTCATATTGTTGCCTTAAGTAGGTTTGGGAAAGTGGCACTATGGGCAGGTGCTTCTAAAAGGTTTGTTTCTAGTGAAATTCAACAGAAGGATGAACAGGCGGGTGAAGCTAGTACTGCTACGGCAACTGGTATAATTCATAAAACGGAGGAGGAAACTTTATTATACTTCGACAATGTTTACCCTAGGGCTATGTCTTTGTGGCGCCCAACTCAATGGTataatttgttgttgtcaAATCAATCGCGAGAGGCTGTTCGTGCCAAGATTTTCAATTATGCAAGCCCGGAAAGTAACCCAATTCACGGATTAGAATTGCGCTCTACCATTCCCATTAAAAGAGATGGAGGTGTTTTTGCAACTTTCCTAGTGCCACCAAATTATACTAAAGCAGCATTGAATACGCTTATTCAGAAAAATACCGAGGAAGAGTCGTCAAAATCGTGGTTTTCGTATTTCACCAAGGTATCAGTGTTTCCAGTAAAGGGCTCGCCTTGGATTGAGGATTTGAGAAGGTTGCCAAGTAATCAGATCAAGGTTAAATTCGAAGGTGGTTTTTTGACTGAGGAAGAGGTATATGCACTATTCAGGAGGTACGGTACAATCGTCAACATCTTTCCTAATCCCCAGGAAAAGACATATGGGATTGTCTATAGATCTTTTAGGGGAGCCATCTGCGCTAAAAATTGTGTGTCCGGTATGGAAGTTCATAATAGCATTATCCATGTCCAGTATAAGCAGTTAGCTCAAGGTCATGTGATTCGTGACTTTTTTGTTAACCATACAAGAATTGCTGTTCCTGTCTTACTTGCCTTGTTGTCCATTGTTGCAGTTATCATTTTTGATCCAATCAGAGAGTTTACcattgaacaaaagattACCCACAGATACTCATTATCCTGGGATAACCACTTCTTAAAGAAACTCTTGTCATTGACGTCATCAACTATGTCTTCTGTGAAACATTACTGGGGTATTTCCGACAACCAAGTCCAAAAGAGACAGTTGTGGGAAGAACGTCAAGAAAAGGTTGGCGATCTAAAGTTGTGGTTACaggaaaacaataacacaTTTGTCGTTCTACGAGGTCCAAGAGGTTCTGGTAAGCACGAATTAGTGATGCAACATGCTTTACATGATCGTCCGAATGTTTTATACTTGGATTGTGATAAATTAATCAAATCTAGAACAGATGCCAAATTCTTGAGAAATGCAGCGAGTCAAATTGGTTACTTCCCCATTTTCCCATGGGTTAATTCTGTCACAAATCTACTTGATTTGGCAGTTCAAGGGTTAACTGGTCAAAAGTCTGGATTATCAGAATCAAAGGAAACGCAGTTTAGAAATATGCTTTCCACTGCAGTGATGTCCATTAGACATATTGCGCTCAAGGGCTATAAGCCAGTAATAGGCTCAGGTGATAACGCAATTACtgtgaaagaagaagattacTTACAGCAACACCCTGAAAAGAAGCCAgttattgttattgatCGATTCACAAATAAGGCTGAAATGAACGGATTTGTCTACAAAGAATTATCTGACTGGGCAGCCATGTTAGTTCAAATGAATTTAGCACATGTGATATTCTTGACAGAAACAGTTGCACCAAATCAATTATTAGCGGAATCTTTGCCTAAccaagttttcaaaatgATGTCACTATCGGACGCTTCTAAAAAGAGCGCTAGAAGTTATGTTTTAGCTCAATTGAAGGAAACcaacgaagaagaggacGAAGGTTCAGTATCCCCAATAAACCTTGACATGAACGAAAAGTTCGTTGAGGAGATTGATGACTCTTTGGACCCTATCGGAGGTAGAATGTTGGATTTACAAGCATTCGTCAGAAGAGTAAAGTCAGGAGAGCAACCAAAGGAAGCTCTAGAAAAGATGGTTGAACAAGCTTCGGAGCAAATCACCCAGATCTTTTTAAATGGCTCGGCTGATCCATTGAGAGGTGCTCAAGCATGGGAGCTTATTGAATTATTAAGTGCTAAGGAATCTATCACCTTCAGGGATATTATATATCGCCCCTTATTCAAAGCCGCACCAGAAGATGCCCTACTAGAGTTAGAAAAGAATGGTTTGGTATCTATGAAAAGAGATAGAGGTGTTCTAACTGATATCTTGCCTGCTAAGCCATTGTTCCGTGCAGCATTTAACTATTTGcttgaaaacaaagataTTTACAATGTACTAAGGACATCTTATTTATTAAGGATGATAACGTTTGAGACaggaagaataaaaaagtgggaagaagagttgaagGCGTTGTCTAAAGTGAGTGACCAGAAATCTTTCAGAAGCAGATTGAATTACTTGGGTGGAAAAATCGAAGGTAGTAGCGCAGTAATCAACAACTGCGAGGAAGAGATTAAAAAATTGTCAAAACAGTAAGTAAATCC
Protein-coding regions in this window:
- the YME2 gene encoding Yme2p; this translates as MLLSRFAATSVKPSHIVALSRFGKVALWAGASKRFVSSEIQQKDEQAGEASTATATGIIHKTEEETLLYFDNVYPRAMSLWRPTQWYNLLLSNQSREAVRAKIFNYASPESNPIHGLELRSTIPIKRDGGVFATFLVPPNYTKAALNTLIQKNTEEESSKSWFSYFTKVSVFPVKGSPWIEDLRRLPSNQIKVKFEGGFLTEEEVYALFRRYGTIVNIFPNPQEKTYGIVYRSFRGAICAKNCVSGMEVHNSIIHVQYKQLAQGHVIRDFFVNHTRIAVPVLLALLSIVAVIIFDPIREFTIEQKITHRYSLSWDNHFLKKLLSLTSSTMSSVKHYWGISDNQVQKRQLWEERQEKVGDLKLWLQENNNTFVVLRGPRGSGKHELVMQHALHDRPNVLYLDCDKLIKSRTDAKFLRNAASQIGYFPIFPWVNSVTNLLDLAVQGLTGQKSGLSESKETQFRNMLSTAVMSIRHIALKGYKPVIGSGDNAITVKEEDYLQQHPEKKPVIVIDRFTNKAEMNGFVYKELSDWAAMLVQMNLAHVIFLTETVAPNQLLAESLPNQVFKMMSLSDASKKSARSYVLAQLKETNEEEDEGSVSPINLDMNEKFVEEIDDSLDPIGGRMLDLQAFVRRVKSGEQPKEALEKMVEQASEQITQIFLNGSADPLRGAQAWELIELLSAKESITFRDIIYRPLFKAAPEDALLELEKNGLVSMKRDRGVLTDILPAKPLFRAAFNYLLENKDIYNVLRTSYLLRMITFETGRIKKWEEELKALSKVSDQKSFRSRLNYLGGKIEGSSAVINNCEEEIKKLSKQ
- the UBP15 gene encoding ubiquitin-specific protease UBP15; the encoded protein is MSEVKTVGKIRSAVDLGTRFSDILPENKELQTKAEGSFTWSIDNWFQLIEDKYYSGRYKFDGWEWDLLIFPQGNHSRGVSIYLAPHPDPELVSSEETPDWHVCAQFAIVFSKPNDDKAVQLSNKASHRFTATDKDWGFSNFVELEYLKHYARNRPSGFLNQGALNITVLIRTIEDPTGVLWHNFMNYDSKKMTGYVGFKNQGATCYLNSLLQSYHFTKLFRKLVYQIPTENENPTDSVALALQRAFYLLQTSKEPLDTLELTKSFGWDTGDAFTQHDVQELNRILMDRLEHRMKGTAVEGKINELFVGKMKSYIKCINVDYESSRVEDFWDIQLNVKDMKNLQESFEQYTEVELMNGENQYAAQRFGLQDAEKGVVFESFPPVLHLQLKRFEYDFNYDQLIKINDRYEFPESIDLSPYLDADAPKDTPAEFVLHGVLVHSGDISTGHYYTMIQPDANGLWYRFDDDRVIKATKTQVFEENFGKKKLSDEELQTLTKEEYQNYLLARQTSAYMLVYIRKDMEETILKEVERSDVPKHVVSSIDEELEKREIRRKELEDMHLYANIHLHTQRNFIHASTHDLSPNKRAIDFSPELYNENEFALEKKVLKSTKIRDLIQSLNNDLGIKNPELVQYWCMTYRLNETLRLDDIIPDSIMDSTVEELMKEKGRTSAFDLYLEEPYFELTYLTELVKNGLITFKVMNEEFLSSVEDAVANKSFPAPSIDKSANSNTLLLLKQFNPKEQKLSGFTYVRLSMWEKVNRIFELLQILDLDVDTTSIYEEANTNEVFPLKASDEIIQCELKNGDIITFSVKSSSPVTTIPYYPDIPSYYSYLSNRIKLTFTRAADSDEDYVITNDEDREPFTFWLSAKSSYNELAKVISKHVKVKPEYLRLYAVYPSRKFVMNSNSVLTDYLIKNFTKETIPNFEYEVLSIELNQLEHLRSIKFVWLTNSYVHFQCYEFRVPNSSTVRDFIEKLQARIGFSDEDKQNILLWTNSSFEFEGILTPNMIFDSMKSSLVVFGRVLPEELQIIKQIEVDSGYDDQPIDENRTMAEDSKSLQNGKVVIVNQYFRELENSHGISFLFVLFPGEKFKDTRSRLHERFGLGRKEFAKIKLGAYYQTEKGATYLSLEENETTNNLVLYDKLNNLDHLCMDHPDRSRTQNTYSDRPMVIKN